A genomic window from Levilactobacillus yonginensis includes:
- a CDS encoding MFS transporter: MKLNKEQWSWVFYDWANSGYGIIVTTAVLPIYFKGIAQASGVSAANATAFWGYANSLGTLLVAILAPFLGALADYQGYKKRLLTGFASLGMVMTLGLALMPASQWQWLLVVYILSVLGYSGGNLFYDSFLTDVSDDRQMDQLSSVGYGFGYLGGVIAFILFMVLQLTHGFGQLSSIAVARWGFVLAAVWWIVFFLPIQRNVQQRHSLTTTREPLKQSWYRVWTTIRHLRQHKVLAWFLVAYFCYIDGVDTIFTMATSIGLDIGIDSTTLIMVLLVVQLVAFPFSILYGWLAKHTSTRTGILIAIIVYLVICVDALFLRSVTDFWILAVLVGTSQGGIQALSRSYFGRLVPKERSSEFFGFYNILGKFSAVLGPVLVGIVTQLTGQSRIGAASLSILFIVGLLIFWRIPQGMADNS, encoded by the coding sequence ATGAAGCTAAATAAGGAACAGTGGAGCTGGGTGTTCTATGACTGGGCGAACTCCGGGTACGGCATTATTGTGACCACGGCCGTTTTGCCCATCTACTTTAAGGGAATTGCTCAGGCCAGTGGGGTCAGTGCGGCCAATGCCACAGCCTTTTGGGGCTATGCCAACAGTTTAGGGACGTTGCTGGTAGCCATTTTGGCGCCTTTCCTGGGTGCTTTGGCTGACTATCAAGGGTATAAGAAACGCCTGCTAACGGGGTTTGCTTCGCTGGGGATGGTGATGACGCTGGGGCTAGCCTTGATGCCAGCGAGTCAGTGGCAGTGGTTACTGGTGGTCTACATCCTCTCAGTTCTGGGTTATTCCGGCGGGAACTTGTTTTACGACAGTTTTCTCACGGATGTTAGTGACGACCGGCAAATGGACCAGTTATCCAGTGTGGGTTACGGCTTCGGATATCTAGGGGGCGTGATCGCTTTTATCCTATTCATGGTCCTGCAGCTGACGCACGGCTTTGGCCAGTTGTCGAGTATCGCAGTGGCTCGCTGGGGGTTCGTGTTGGCCGCTGTCTGGTGGATTGTTTTCTTCTTACCAATTCAGCGCAACGTTCAGCAGCGCCATTCACTGACGACGACCAGGGAACCACTCAAGCAGAGCTGGTATCGGGTCTGGACCACCATTCGCCATCTCCGGCAACACAAGGTGTTAGCGTGGTTCTTGGTGGCTTACTTCTGTTACATTGACGGGGTCGATACCATCTTTACCATGGCCACGTCGATTGGTTTAGATATTGGGATTGATAGTACAACGCTGATTATGGTGTTGTTGGTCGTTCAATTGGTGGCTTTTCCATTTTCGATTCTCTATGGTTGGTTGGCTAAGCATACCAGTACCCGCACGGGAATTTTAATTGCTATTATTGTGTATCTTGTTATCTGTGTGGATGCCTTGTTTCTGAGATCTGTGACGGATTTTTGGATCTTGGCAGTACTGGTCGGGACCAGTCAGGGAGGGATTCAGGCGTTGTCACGGTCCTACTTTGGTCGATTAGTGCCCAAGGAACGGTCCAGTGAATTTTTCGGTTTTTATAATATTTTAGGAAAGTTTTCGGCCGTCTTGGGGCCAGTATTAGTGGGCATCGTTACGCAACTAACGGGACAGTCCCGCATTGGGGCGGCTTCGTTGTCGATCCTATTTATAGTGGGCTTGTTGATATTTTGGCGGATTCCCCAGGGGATGGCGGACAATTCCTAG
- a CDS encoding alkaline phosphatase family protein, producing MQQRLVVISLDAMGSRDLDEHLDDLPNLRRLVVTGTRVRRVRGIYPTLTYPSHTTIITGQYPSVHGIVNNTKLQPQRQSPDWYWYQRDVKVPTLYDLVRQQHKKTAAFLWPVTAGSRITYNLAEIFPNRIWTNQVLVSLKASSPAFLLRMNQKYGHLRRGIQQPELDDFITACAVDTLFHKKPWLTLIHLVDMDSMRHRYGVRSDEAMAALKRLDARVGKLIDATIAAGTFGETNFAILGDHYQINVDHMIHLNQAFATKGWLTPTANGTVKNDWHVWAKSCDGCTYIYTRKFADMQTLKDLLVQTEGVAAVHSRAEAIKRGADPACQFMVEAQAGYYFTDETGRPAVVEPVDPTSLGQPDRYRGVHGYDPNKPDYFTTLVLNGPAIQEHQEIEEAWLIDEAPTFARLLGVHFPESLPGTALTAAFKEDRHEAK from the coding sequence ATTCAGCAGAGATTAGTTGTAATTTCACTTGATGCAATGGGCAGTCGCGATTTGGACGAACACCTAGATGATCTACCAAATCTGCGACGACTGGTGGTCACTGGAACACGAGTCCGGCGGGTGCGCGGAATCTACCCGACGCTGACGTACCCTTCTCATACCACAATTATTACAGGTCAGTATCCCAGTGTACATGGCATCGTTAATAACACGAAGCTGCAACCGCAGCGGCAATCACCCGACTGGTACTGGTATCAGCGTGACGTGAAGGTGCCCACCCTGTACGATTTGGTCCGGCAACAACACAAAAAGACGGCGGCCTTTCTCTGGCCCGTCACGGCTGGTAGTAGGATTACGTACAACTTAGCGGAAATCTTTCCCAACCGGATTTGGACGAATCAGGTGCTGGTTTCATTGAAGGCCAGCAGTCCCGCTTTTCTGTTACGGATGAATCAGAAGTACGGACACTTGCGCCGGGGAATTCAGCAACCGGAGCTCGACGACTTCATTACGGCGTGCGCGGTGGATACGTTGTTTCATAAAAAGCCGTGGTTAACCCTGATTCATCTAGTTGACATGGACAGCATGCGCCACCGTTATGGGGTGCGTTCGGATGAAGCGATGGCAGCGTTGAAGCGGTTGGACGCCCGGGTTGGGAAGTTGATAGATGCTACGATTGCGGCTGGTACGTTTGGCGAGACCAACTTTGCCATCCTGGGGGACCACTACCAGATCAACGTCGACCACATGATTCACTTGAATCAAGCGTTCGCGACTAAAGGGTGGCTGACGCCCACGGCTAATGGCACGGTTAAGAATGACTGGCATGTTTGGGCCAAGTCCTGTGACGGGTGCACCTATATCTATACGCGTAAATTTGCGGATATGCAGACGTTAAAGGATCTGTTGGTGCAAACTGAAGGGGTGGCTGCCGTGCACTCACGGGCGGAAGCCATTAAACGCGGCGCCGACCCGGCTTGTCAGTTCATGGTTGAGGCCCAGGCAGGGTACTACTTCACTGATGAGACTGGTCGGCCGGCGGTTGTAGAACCAGTTGACCCGACTAGTTTGGGCCAACCGGATCGTTACCGCGGTGTCCACGGGTACGACCCGAACAAACCTGATTACTTTACGACGTTGGTTCTGAATGGGCCAGCGATCCAAGAACACCAGGAAATTGAAGAGGCGTGGTTGATCGATGAGGCACCGACCTTTGCTCGCCTACTGGGCGTGCATTTCCCAGAATCGCTACCAGGTACCGCTTTGACGGCAGCGTTCAAGGAGGACCGGCATGAAGCTAAATAA
- a CDS encoding MarR family winged helix-turn-helix transcriptional regulator, which produces MKSSLTALMAISKIQQTLLQRMTKQHHLTVSEWQLLDHIGGGENTQEILAQNTKLDTSTLSRQLKGLVAKEMVTKEAIGRDKRQLVYTITAMGTDTAAEINSAFEGLSDQVFEHWSPDERNLLQILLNRLDKSMDRQRSVKD; this is translated from the coding sequence ATGAAATCTAGTCTTACAGCATTAATGGCAATTAGTAAGATTCAACAGACGCTACTCCAGCGGATGACCAAGCAGCACCATCTGACCGTCTCGGAGTGGCAATTACTCGACCACATCGGTGGCGGAGAAAATACGCAAGAAATTTTGGCACAGAACACGAAGTTGGATACGTCGACACTGAGTCGACAACTCAAGGGTCTCGTGGCAAAGGAAATGGTGACCAAGGAAGCCATTGGCCGAGACAAACGTCAGTTGGTATATACAATAACCGCTATGGGAACTGATACTGCCGCAGAAATCAACTCAGCCTTTGAGGGACTCTCGGACCAAGTCTTTGAACACTGGTCCCCCGATGAACGTAACTTATTACAGATTCTTTTAAACCGTTTAGATAAGAGCATGGATCGGCAACGGTCCGTTAAAGATTAA
- a CDS encoding NFACT RNA binding domain-containing protein gives MSFDGSFTHAMVHELSSALTTGRVSKINQPYANEIVLTVRANSHNYPILLSANPTYARIQVTQIPYVNPPVPTNFTMILRKYLQGAIVKGITQSANDRVVHLHFTSRNELGDQQELLLIIEIMARHSNVILVDSSSMKILDAIKHVGSDQNRYRLLLPGAQYINPPKQDLDDPFNGPRADLAATIREFPNREVLAGTLQHQYQGLGKDTAAALAVALHEPGDAAQHFSSFFAGFDTPQPTLNITPKGKTSFTAFPYPITGTQQSAETLSELLDAYYQDKAERDRVQQQGSVLIRVVRNELKKNRNKLKKLKQTLDETENADEYRIKGEVLTTYLHQVERGQTEVSLPNFYDNNEPIKIKLSNQLSPNQNAQKYFKRYQKAKNAVIYVNEQLKKTQTDVDYFANIMAQIELAAPKDLVDIRLELQQGGYLRDHDHQKKQKKQKRQKVSKPDRFTASDGTKISVGKNNLQNDQLSLHTAKRTDIWLHVKDMPGSHVIIHSDDPTEATIMEAANLAAYFSKGRESSNVPVDYLPVKRLHKPNGAKPGYVIFTGQRTVYVTPESELVEKLAANTN, from the coding sequence ATGTCATTTGATGGTTCTTTCACCCACGCCATGGTCCACGAACTGAGCTCAGCTCTGACCACCGGCCGGGTCAGCAAAATCAATCAACCCTACGCCAACGAAATTGTGTTGACGGTGCGGGCAAATAGCCATAATTATCCCATCCTGTTATCGGCTAACCCCACCTACGCACGGATTCAAGTTACCCAGATTCCGTACGTCAATCCACCCGTCCCCACCAACTTTACGATGATCCTACGGAAGTACTTGCAAGGGGCCATCGTCAAAGGCATCACTCAATCCGCCAATGACCGTGTCGTCCACCTACACTTCACCTCCCGTAACGAGTTAGGTGATCAGCAGGAGCTGCTCTTGATCATTGAAATCATGGCCCGTCACAGTAACGTGATTCTAGTCGACAGTTCTTCCATGAAGATTTTGGATGCCATCAAACACGTTGGCTCCGACCAAAACCGTTACCGGTTACTCCTACCCGGTGCGCAGTACATCAACCCACCCAAGCAGGACCTCGATGACCCCTTCAACGGGCCAAGAGCCGACCTAGCCGCCACCATTCGAGAATTTCCGAACCGTGAAGTTCTGGCTGGTACCCTGCAGCACCAATACCAGGGACTCGGTAAAGATACCGCCGCTGCTTTGGCCGTGGCACTCCACGAACCCGGTGACGCCGCTCAACACTTCAGCAGCTTTTTCGCCGGTTTTGACACCCCCCAGCCAACGCTAAACATTACGCCGAAGGGTAAGACCAGTTTCACCGCCTTCCCTTACCCCATCACGGGAACCCAGCAGTCGGCTGAAACGCTCAGTGAATTACTGGACGCCTACTACCAGGACAAGGCCGAACGAGACCGCGTCCAACAACAAGGGAGCGTCCTGATCCGGGTGGTTCGCAACGAGCTCAAGAAAAATCGCAACAAGTTAAAGAAACTCAAGCAGACGTTGGACGAAACGGAAAATGCCGACGAATACCGGATCAAGGGGGAAGTCCTCACGACTTACCTGCATCAGGTCGAACGTGGACAAACTGAAGTCTCCCTACCTAATTTCTACGACAATAACGAACCCATCAAGATCAAATTGTCGAACCAGCTCTCACCAAACCAAAACGCTCAGAAGTATTTCAAGCGGTATCAAAAGGCCAAGAACGCCGTCATTTACGTCAACGAACAACTTAAAAAGACGCAGACCGACGTGGACTACTTTGCTAACATCATGGCCCAGATTGAACTGGCTGCCCCCAAGGACCTCGTGGATATTCGCCTGGAACTGCAACAAGGTGGTTACCTGCGAGATCATGATCACCAAAAGAAGCAAAAGAAACAAAAACGTCAAAAGGTCAGCAAGCCAGACCGTTTTACCGCTAGCGATGGCACCAAAATCTCTGTCGGTAAGAACAACCTGCAAAATGATCAATTGAGTTTACACACGGCCAAACGCACCGACATCTGGCTGCACGTGAAGGACATGCCGGGATCTCACGTCATCATTCACAGCGATGATCCAACTGAGGCCACCATCATGGAAGCTGCTAACCTGGCAGCCTACTTCTCCAAGGGCCGCGAATCCAGTAACGTTCCCGTGGACTACCTCCCCGTTAAACGACTGCACAAACCCAACGGTGCCAAGCCGGGCTACGTAATCTTTACCGGCCAACGAACCGTCTACGTGACCCCAGAGAGCGAACTGGTCGAAAAATTAGCGGCTAACACCAA